Proteins co-encoded in one Scomber scombrus chromosome 14, fScoSco1.1, whole genome shotgun sequence genomic window:
- the puraa gene encoding purine-rich element binding protein Aa → MADRDSGSEQGGAATGPGFGSMHLATGGAGSASGLQHETQELASKRVDIQNKRFYLDVKQNAKGRFLKIAEVGAGGNKSRLTLSMSVAVEFRDYLGDFIEHYAQLGPSNPGLVQDEPRRALKSEFLVRENRKYYMDLKENQRGRFLRIRQTVNRGPGLGSTQGQTIALPAQGLIEFRDALAKLIDDYGVEDEPAELPEGSSLTVDNKRFFFDVGSNKYGVFMRVSEVKPTYRNSITVPYKVWSKFGNTFSKYAEEMKKIQEKQREKRACELQQQEEMQADDGDED, encoded by the coding sequence ATGGCGGACAGAGATAGTGGAAGTGAGCAGGGAGGAGCAGCCACGGGCCCAGGCTTCGGCTCCATGCACCTAGCGACAGGAGGGGCGGGCTCGGCTTCCGGGCTCCAGCATGAGACTCAAGAGCTGGCGTCGAAGCGGGTTGACATCCAAAACAAACGCTTCTACTTGGACGTAAAGCAGAACGCGAAAGGCCGCTTCTTAAAGATAGCAGAAGTCGGGGCCGGTGGAAACAAGAGCCGCCTCACTCTCTCAATGTCCGTGGCGGTCGAGTTCCGTGACTACTTGGGGGACTTCATCGAACATTATGCCCAGCTGGGTCCGAGCAACCCGGGCTTGGTGCAAGACGAGCCCAGGCGAGCACTCAAAAGCGAGTTTTTGGTCCGAGAAAATCGGAAATACTACATGGATCTGAAAGAGAACCAGAGGGGACGGTTTCTGAGGATCCGACAGACCGTTAACCGGGGGCCCGGTTTGGGATCCACACAAGGCCAGACGATTGCTCTGCCTGCCCAGGGACTTATTGAGTTTCGTGACGCTTTGGCTAAACTTATTGACGATTACGGTGTAGAGGACGAACCTGCAGAGTTGCCCGAAGGGTCATCATTGACTGTGGACAACAAACGCTTTTTCTTCGACGTCGGATCCAATAAGTACGGGGTGTTCATGAGGGTAAGCGAAGTGAAGCCAACGTACCGCAACTCAATTACGGTGCCCTACAAAGTGTGGTCCAAATTTGGGAATACTTTCTCTAAATACGCCGAGGAGATGAAGAAGATCCAGGAGAAGCAGCGGGAGAAAAGGGCATGCGAGCTGCAGCAACAAGAGGAGATGCAGGCGGACGATGGAGACGAGGATTGA